The region TTGGTGCTGCTTCACCCTTGGTGACCGGGTGGCCAACAGACTTCATAATACACACTTAGCAAGGAAGGATGGCGAAAGTAAGAGAGGAGGGAGCCTCAATGAGTGCCACGAGAACGAGAACAACCGAGGAATCCCATGAATCCCTCTTCTGGGTCATGTAACAGGAAAAAAGGCCCATGCCCTGTTGGTGACCTATCCACCTGCTTGCCTTCGGATCATAGAAGATGCCGGCATCCTCCTTACCCATTCcagaaagttaattaatcccccaacccccaagcGACCCTTGATCAGAGAGGGGGCGGGAGATCGCCAAAACGTAGTATCAGCGTCATGTATTACCGACTTCCGACGCAAACTCTCCAATACACCAGTAATAACACCCCAAACTGTTTTGTTCACCAACAAAGCCCCACCCAAAACACAGTTCATCCCATGACGATACCTAGTTGCCGAGAACATGGGTCGATGCGGCACCCGTAGGGTTACACAAGGGTAAACCCACGACGGAGAAGCTGAACCTGGTTCCCGGTTGGCTGCGGAAAGACCGTGCCGTTGGGATACAACTTGCATCGCTTCCCGGGAGTGTCAGCTTCCGGCGTGCGCCACAATTATCTTGCAGATGGAAGCTTGAACATCCGGGCGGGAAGCTGGTTGAATGAGAGAGCTCGTTGGTTCTTCAACTGGGGCTTAGCTGCATATGTAAATCtaaccaccatcatcacattATCAGCGTTGCATCATGGGCAAAAAAATGATGCAGACTTCAACGTGACACAAAAATTCTAGTTGAAAATAGAAAAGCATGCCAAATAGGCAATACGTCTCGATAGATAGTTCGACACGCCTAGGAACAATTATTGAACACCAAATTCAGTGAGTTGAAGGCCTGTAACCATGGCGAAAAGGCGTTCAAGGATAGTATACATGTGTTAAAAGATGGTTGGAAAGCATGTGGACAAGGTGAAAATGCATTCAATATATATTATGTGTTCAAAGATAGTCGAAGCGCGTTAAAAGATCATGATCAGGCCTCGTCAATAGGCCTCAGACGAGTTGATCAATGTCTTGCTGGGGTTTTGGTCGAATGAGAGCTTGTTGGTTTCTCTCAAGATAGACGAAAACAGTTCATACGAAGAGTGAGAGGACCGATCACCCTGAATGACTATATGTTCGTTGGCCGAATAGACTGTAGTAATCCAATTAAGACGTCTCACTaattcttcttctcatcttTTGGCTCTGGCGGAGTAAACATCCACTGAAGAGCGCTAAcgttcttttcttccctgAGTACATTGATGCCCCGCCTCCCGAAGTGATATTCCAGCGTGCCTCCTCGCGAGCTCTGTTGATGTCACGGCCAAGAGCACGAGAGATAGTGCCGCCGCGAACGGCTGGTCGAGAAGAAAGTGATGTTGAGAAGAAATCAATGAAATAGAAAGGTTGGGAGTTTGTCGGTAGGTACGGTAAGATGGGTTTATTACGGATTGGGCTTTGCCAGCGATAAACTTTGGCAGCCAGGCCAAGTAGCTGCTTCATGAACAAACTATAAACTGACACGCTCCTCCCGAAATTACAGGCATTGCAAGCAAGTAAAACGTATCATTATTGTGGACTTACACCCTTttaaagagaaaaaggggcTTGGAAGGAAACTTttaggcctttaaagatagttcATGTGCCTTTGAGGATATTTGATAGGCCTATCAATTCTTCTTTTGAGGCATAGTTCAAAATATGATGCGTGTTGACTTGTGCTGTGCCAATTACTTTGCGGAGAAGGTGACTGGGTAAAAGTTCAACACGCCACTCTCCGGTATCAAAAGCTGTTGAACTTTTTCAAACAATTCAATATTTCGTTCTATAAAAATTGGCCATCCTATACACGTTTTTAGCTTTACAACCTTGGAGTAAGCGTCGAACTATTTTGCAAGACACCAAAAGGGCCCATGTCCCCTTTTTACCCGCCTTTTTTATCACAAGCCAACACTAACACCGCCCGTTACCAAGGAGGACAACAAATGGAAAACGTGTTTTCGCAGAACCAAAAACTGGGATATTGGTTGTTGCCGTAGTCGTAGGTGGTTGCTATACAGGGAACAAATAAAACAAAACGAGCCCCCGCTCTTCTTTCCTCAAAGCCTCGGGTCCCAAAAGCACAATCTCTATTCCTTCTCCTGCTTAAGCCTTCCACAGTCTCTTGATGGTCTCGGTGATGCCGACATCGCTGGTCTCGTACTCGTAGAGGGCAAGGCCGACAACGACGGTGGCGGCGTTGAGGCCCCAGATGGCAGCCTTGCGGGCCCGGGGTGTTCTGTATTGGGGAACGTAATCGACGATGATGTTCTGGAAGCCGGTGTGAgagtggatgaggagggtggcgcACAGGACGGCATCCATGGTGGGGTTGAGAGAGCCGGCGGCGAAAGGAGCGACGGTAAGGGGGATCAGGGACGCAGCGACGAGACGGTCAAAGGTCCAGTGGTAGGAGCCGtgcgagggagaagggggcggTACGGGGGCAGCATCGTTGACTGTATGGGTTAGTTGGTGTCCTCACAAAGACATATATAGTGCCGTATATTCGTCGATTCCGGCCCCATCTCGGCTTAAGAAGATGCGCTCGTACCTGTGCCAACAACACGCTCTGCAACAAAATGTTAGTAAACAAAGCCCCGAACCAATACGTGAGTAGGAAAACGCacggggaagaggggggaggaggtcccTCTTGGCGGTAGTGTGGAAAGCAGCACGCGCGATGATGCTGTTCTGGAGAGCAGGCTTTGTCGCAACCTGGCGCAGCAGGGAAGAGCGGGCGATGGAGGCCATGATGACTGAAAAAGGTGGACGGCAACCAATTGATCGACTAAAAAACTGACTGGCTGGGTAGACGACGCCGGGACTGGGACGGCTTGGGCGGGCTttgaagacgacgacgacaacggcGACAACGAACTCGGAACGACGGAGACACAGGCCTGCGAAAATGGTTGCCGAATGTCCAATGCCAACTGAATGATCCCTCGGCAATCGGGACCTCTCTCTGCCAATCGTCTTGTCGTTGATGTCAGCCGAAGAACCCCACCTGGGTTCCGCTTCAAGCCAAGCTTCGGGTCGGATCGGATTTTCCAGACCCCGAGCAGCACCCCTCCAGACGTCACTGTCACAAGCCCAGAGCGGGCCCAGTGCAGGGACCCCTGTTCTAGGTGGGGGGTGGCCCGAGCTTTTGGCCCAAAAATTTCGAGCTTGGAGCCCGCGACAGCGTGCATCGAGACGTCTGGGGGGTCTTGAATCTAGACGTTTCACTCAACATATCGACATATTACACGAGCTCTCACCCTTGTTCAGCAGGTAAAGGTGCCAGATCAGATCTTCGTAAGACTTCGTTGGCGGTAAAGCAACAAGCAACTTCACCACATTCAGCCGCCGCAATGGCGTTCGGAAAAGGAGCGCTCATGAGCATGAGCAGAGGCTCCATCTGCCGGAGATGCCTGCTAACGATGAAGTCCATGGCTGGTGGAGGGCCAATATCAACATACGCTCAACAACGCGGCAAAAAAACATGGCACGGCCCGAAGTACCAGGCGAAGATTGACCAGGCACAGGCTGATTGGGAAGAGCGGGCTgaaaagatcaagaagggAGAGATTCAAAACACATGGGATATGTTTGTTGAGAGAGGCTATGTGAAGGACACAGCTGGGTAGGTCTACAAAGTCTGGCGCTGAGGTAAACTTGAAGTGCACTGTTTTCCGGAGCAGATTGGCTGACTTCAACTCGGGAGAAAGATCTCATGAAACTATTCGCAAACTGATGCTTCACAAACGGATTGGCGCCTACACTGGCATTGACCCAACGGCGCCCTCCCTACACATTGGCCATTTGCTCCCACTCATGCCGATTTTCTGGATGTATATGCACGGTTACGCTGGTTACACTCTGATCGGTGGCGCGACGGCCAAGATTGGCGACCCTACTGACCGGCTGGTCAGCCGCACGCCTCTCAAAAGGACCGACCTCACCATGAATTTGACCAAGATACACTACCAACTCAAGGCCCTCTGGATGAATGTGGAGGAACAGGCAAGGAGGCGGGGCTTCGAGAAGGATTGGGCATGGAAACGGGCTGTTGTGAACAACTCTACATGGTGGAACTCGCTTCCTCTGATCGAGGTTCTCAAGAGGTTAGGGGATAGTATGAGAATGGGTCCCTTGCTATCCCGCGATACGTAAGTGTTAATTTCAGGCATTCATCGGCAAGCGCATTGCTGACCTTCTCTCACAGGGTCAAGAACAAAATGTCGAAAGGCGATGGCATGTCCTTCTCAGAATTCACCTACCCGCTCATGCAAGGTTGGGATTGGTGGCATATGTATCAGGCAAATGGAATCCAGATGCAGATCGGTGGCTCCGACCAGTATGGAAACATCGTGACCGGCGTCGAGACGGTGAAAGTCGTCCGTGATAACGAGCCAGATCCGGCGAAAAAAATTGAAGGTGGTCCCTTCAACGATCCGGTCGGCTTCACCGTCCCCCTCTTAACAGACTCAGCCGGTGTCAAGTTTGGAAAAAGCGCCGGCAATGCCGTTTGGCTCGACAGGTTCCAGACTTCCGAGTTCGACCTTTACGGTTACTTTGTGCGGCGATCCGATCAAGAGGTCGAGAAGCTTCTCAAGCTCTTCACCTTCCTGCCTATGGAGAACATCAACGAGGCCATGAAGATCCACAGCGAGAACCCCGCCCGACGAGTTGCTCAACATCTGCTGGCCTTTGAGGTAGTCGGCTTGGTGCACGGCATGAACGCGGCGCATAGGACCGCCTTGAACCACCAGGCCAGGTACGGAAAGCAAATCGACATCCCCGGCGTCACGCTCAGGATGCCCAAGGCAGCAACCGAGGACACGCCACCCTCCATTCTAGACGCCCCCAAGATGGACATGCAACTGCCCGAATCTCTCATCATGGGTAAATCCATCGGCCGCATCCTCTACGCCGCAGGCCTCGCAAAGAGCGCCTCAGAAGGCCACCGCCTCGCCACCCAGCAAGGTGCCTACATTGGCGCCATGCCTGGCCACAAGCGCACCGATGACAACAAGGTGATGGACTACTCCCAGCTCAGCTTCACCCCCATCAAGCTCTGGTTCCCCCAGGAGACGAGGAACTACCTCATCGACGGCAAGATGCTCATCCTCCGCAAGGGCAAGGTCCAGATTCGCGTCATTGAAATGGTCAGCGACAAGGAGTGGAAGGAGTCTGGTCAGACGTACCCTGGCGAGCCGGGGACCGGTGCGCTGCGCATGCTTCGCCAGCAGTTGAAGATGCTAAAGTCGGGGATGCTGACGCCGGACGAGGTCAAGGCCAACTTGAAGAAccatgtcgaggaggaggcgccgCCGCCTGGGTTTATGAAGTTTCCGGATCAGGACTCTTATGCTATTAGGAGGGCGACTCAGGAGCTGATGGATGAGATTCACCAGAAGGAGGTAGGGGGTGATTCGCCgagggaagagaggggggaatgatgatgagttgTAGAGGGGGATAACCATCGTGGATCTGGGTTTTCATCTGAGTTGTACGATATTGGCTTGTATTATATCAGATGCATTATACTCTGTTGTACATTTTCGTATGTGTGCACATGAACTGGGATAAAGAATTGGATGTAGAAACGTAGGTAGAGAAATAAGCTCCAATCCAAATACGTTTGCGGaccaagaaaaaagaaagattgCTACTCCAAATAGGTAGGCCTCCTCGTTGCTAGACCTTCTCAGTATTTTCCCCCAGAGATTTCTGATCATTTTTTCCAAAAGCCTACATCATCCCTTTGCCCGCATCATCAGCGATGGAGCACCGCCAAATCCCCCGTCGGCGcccccctgaaccccttCAGCCGCTCCATCACCTCCGCGTCCGTCATGTTCATCTCGGTGATGATCTCATCAAAACAATGACACCCATCCGTGTACTTTTGCAGCGGATCCCTTCTCCCGCCTCCCCTAGCCGCGGCCTCCCGTTCAGTCAACTTCCTACTTTGACCCGTCGCTAAGGAGGCTAGATACTGCTTCGACACCACATGCTTGTGAACACGGTACAAACAACCTTTTATCACACCAAACTGCACCAACCTCCGGACGTCGACGTATCTGAGGACGTCTATCCCGGCGTCCATGTGCATTTTTAGCCACTCCATTACTGTTTTTGAGGAGGCAAAGGTGGTCATTAGTTTGATGAGCAGATAATTTGGTAGGCGGTGGTCTCGTTCGATAGAgaggaggcaggaggaggatgggttgtagaagggggaggtggggtggtgggagtgagTTTCTGGAGACAAATtgctgggggaggtggagaggtggtgggaggaggatcgaggggtggtggagaaggagttcagggcggaggagttgttgttgagggtggtggttgacgaCGACCTGGGGTTGGAATACTTGTAATTGTCGTTGGAATGAATTCCCAGTGCGCCCACGCAGACGTAATTGGCGCATTCATCTACTATGCCGTCGACGTTGGCGATGAAATCGTGGATTCCGGGGCGGGGGGCGTAgcaggcggagaagaagaacatgtcgaggaggaggatggtgtcgtagtagaggaggtggcggagggcGAGTTGGGTTAGTTCTAGGGAGACGTCTGCTTGGAAGGCGATTCGGCGGACGTCGGAGACGCCGTCGATGTGGGCGATTACCTTTTGAAGGGTCAGGTCCCAGGTTGGGTCGACGATGTCGGCGAGTTTCATTTTTGCTACTGGGACGTGCCAACTTTTGACTTCTGGTGGATTGGGGTGGTAAGGGAAGAGCttcatgttgatggtgttggcgtCGTCTTGTCGTTGTGTTAGTTGGAGGGTCGTCAGAAGGGGGTGATTAGGCGGACATACCAACGGGGATCATGCACTCTCCATAATTATTCAAATCCTCCTTGATGATCTCCAACAAACTCTCAATCGGCCTCCTCATCGAAAAGaagcccccatccccattcaTGTCCCTCCTTTCTTCCCACGCGTACTCTTCCTGGGCCTTAGTCTGGTCTTGGCTGAGATACCCGCTCTGCCTTTCCATTTCCGCAAAGGTAATCGCCAGCCGTCGAACAACCCTCTCATAAGGAACCTGATCGACATCGCGATCGACCACGAGACCAAAATTGAAGATGAACTCATTGCGGTGATACCGGGGGTCTGGGATAGAAACAGGGAAACCAAGGACAAGGTATTTGTTATCTGGGTCGGTCACGGTGATGTACCTGTTGCGGAACGGCTCCCTAGGAATGATGTACTCGGACAGGACCGCAAAGTCAAATAATGGAGATTTTAtggcgggggtggttgttgaggtgcCAGGCGTCGTTGAGGAAGATGTGATGCTAGCATTGAGGTTGCTGATTGTTTGCGAGGGAACAGGAGCCGTATTTGGACTCGGGGTTGTGACTGGAACAATGCAGCCGGGCGGTGACTGAGCCACAATCTTTGTGCCTATTTGAATTTGTCAATCTCTGTTTTTTCTAAGCTGGAGGATATCGAGAAATACCTTCTTGGGGAAGGAAGCGGGCATAGAAAATACCCTGAATCATGGTGTTTCAATGGGTGTCGTCTGGAAGCCCCGCAATTCCCACCCGAGTTATGATCTGAAGAAGTTGTGTTGGCTGCTCGTGACTGCGCAAAACTCAAAAAGATATGATTTTGATGAGTCTAAGTGGTGAAATATGAGACCAATTCCTTACGTGCCGTAGACTGGGTGAAAGAACTCTGAAGTTCAAGTCAACCGATGAATGGGGGATAGGGTTGAGGGGATGAAAGACACCGCATTTGATGAGTTGTGTCTGGTaggaaccctaacccttacATGCCACCTGGGTTTATTCACTCGAAGCAGGTCACAATCATTGTCGTTGGTTACCACGCTTTGCATTCCATGATATGTAGCCATTCAAGCACATAACTCTATCAATATCGCTTTTACTACCCAATTATTTTGATAACCACTTTTCCTATCCTCACCCCTATACGTCAGGCCTGCTGTTATTTGTAGGAGTGATATCTCTTCTCCCAAACCGTGCCCCTAAACCGCCAATATCCCTTCTGAAGAAGTTTCCGATATTCCTCAAATTTTCATTCATAGTGACACCTTCACCTGTTGCCGCCCCCACACCAGCCCTTTCTGCACTATCTCTGGCTGCAGTCAATAGCCTTTCACCAAGAGACGCGGCATCGAAACGAGTTTGCAAACCGCCTGCAGCCAACCCCGCGGCAAGACCACTGCCACCTGCTGCGGTAGTACTTCCCAGTCCACCAGACGTAGAGTTGAGAAGTGGTGTTAAAAGAGGAGAGCTCTGGACAAGCTTGCCTCCCGCTGCTGCAGGACCTTCCCGATGGATGGCGAACAGCTCAAGGAGATGTGCCTGGTCTGCTCTCCGCACACCCTTGAGCTCCAGAATCTTGCGGAAGTTGGTATCGGACCGGTCAGCGATGTGTATAAGATAGGCTTGAACGAGACCCTCTGGTGGTGAAGGGCGAACTTGTAGGGTTTTAAGCAACGGATCCATGCGGGTCATGGATGTGTTGACATGCTTTACGAATGAAGCGGGCGGTTgagtcgaggaggatgccgtGTGGAAGGACATGAGATTCTCCAACGACTTTGTCAGGACATACTTGTCCAAAAGCATCTGCTCGGCGCCAGTTTCGCAAACAGGCTTGCACTGGACCACATTGGTGATGTAGGCGTTGGCAAGATGGTCGACGAGATTGTCACAGAACGTGCGAGCATATTGTTGCTTCACAACAAGCGGCAAtatctcctcggccttgctGTTGACATGTTTCAGGAGCTCGCTCACATAGGAGCTGTGATCCGAGACACTTTCCATGCGTGACCAGTTGGTGTTCCTCATCTCGCGCCAAGCGGACTCGCATTCTAACTCAACCTTGGCAACCAAAGCCATGACGGAAGCGCCAGCAGCCCCCATGAAGGCATCTGACTGGTCAGAGAGGTCCACTCGAGATGTCATATCCGGGTCAATGCGCTTCTTGATAAATTCCTCCAGCTGATCAGTGTTGGTATGCCAGAAGTCCGCGGTGTTAAGTACAAGTATGATGTCCTCGATAGGTGGCCCTTGAGTTCCACCACGTTggaggaagccaagaagaacTTGCTGAGCATATTCGTCCAAGTACTTTGCTAACGTCTTCGTCAGGTCGAGCAGCCGCTCACCAGTGGATAGCTTGGCGCACTGGGATAGGGTGACCTTGTAAAAGTGGAATAATTCAATGGCTGATGGTATCACCGCCTGAGGCGAAAACTCCTCGTCAGCCGGAATGAGGGGCTGTTGTTTGTACTTTGGTATCATGCTTGCCAATGCTCTGTCCTGCGACTCGACCCACAAACTCAGGTAGGGCTCGAATGCCGCAGATATTGACCCGTTGAAATTCTGTGCCCTGTCGTCTGCGGAACTGAGCGTATCAATGCTAGCCCTTGGCTCGTTCGCAAAGCGCCTTTCAAGGCCTTGCTCGAAGTCCATGGTTTCCTGCAGGCAGCTAAGTAGCAGGTTCACGTCGAGTTTGGGACCGTCGGGTCTCCGCATGCTCTTTTCCAAAATGCCTTTGAAGTCCTCCCTGGTCCCGTCGCAAAAGGACATGGCTAGCGTCTCATTGACGCGCCAATGAGGCGGGAAGATCACAGCGTGCTCTTCCTCGTGCGTCTTTAGGGTGCGTTTGAACCATGCATAGCGTCGCCCAATGTTGTCCAAGCTCCCGGCTTCATCGTTGCCTCTAAAGACCTGACGGTACTCGCGCAACTCTGTATTGACATACCAAGTCACCAGTCGAGTCTTCGCATGATCGCCCAACGCATCCATAACGAGACAGGCCTCTACCAGAACCGCGCGACGGGCACCGACCTCTCCCTTGGCGAATGCTATCTCGAAATCCTCGCAGACTTGCTCCAAGAGCTCCCGCTGCAGCTCGCTGACGTTTCGGCTTAGCACGGCGATTTGTTCAATGCTCCGGTAGCTATTGAAATGGCGCATGAGCTGCAAAACAGCTTGCAAAAGGCCAGCACACTCGCGGTACTGGCGGGTCCGAGCCAATCCTCGAAGTTGTTCGTAGGCGGTGGTCAACATCTGGAGCCGCTTGAGGGCAGTCATGCTGAGGGTTAGGTTGCGCTTGGTGCCATCCAAACGCTTAATGTCGGCCgtcatggtggtgatgtcgcgTTCGGTCTGTAGAGCTCGGCTTCGCACACTTTCAATGCGCTGGAATAGAGAGGCCAGTTCGGCCTGAGCCGACTGCATTCTTTCTAGCGAGGAGTCGGGGCCGTAGGCTTGGGCCGTTTCCAGCGAAGTAATGGACTTGGAGAGTTCATCTTTGTGTTTCTGAATCGTCGCGGATACGCTCGAGACCGAGGATACAGTGGACGGGTGGGAGAATAGGAGGTTGAGATGTGCGATCGGATCGTAGTCCACTGATGAGTTGCCAGCCCAGTCCAACGTCAGTGACCATGTGTTCCCTGCATGCTCAAGCTAGTGGCGAATAGAATGGGCAATTACCTGAGTCTAGAGACAGAGAATCCGCGACGGTTATATTCATGGTGGCATCCAGGCCGCACCGGCTGTAAAGATGCCTTGCTGGAAGAGGAGACGTTTTGAGAGCCAGAAACTTGCTGCCGTGTCAGCCATGAAGAAGCATTCGTTATTAGGGAACGTCGCCGAGAGCTTGGGTAAGGTGGACACAGGCCATGCCAAGTAACGGCCGCCCGAAAAGCGGTCGCATTATAGTGACTAACCTAATCGAGTCATATCTAAGTGGTATTTCCAGACTCAAACAGGGGCCTTCTCCGCAAATGACACATCTGGAGATGGTACCAGTGGTTATACTTTCCTGTAGATAAATCAAAAGAGTGATAGAACCCGTCTATGTCGTTAGGTGGCGTGTAACAGATTATATATAGATGTAGAGCTCAACGAATTTCAAATCATTTCGAAGCTAGAGCGATAACTGAAAGTCTTGGCGCGACCCACACTGTTGCGCAACTGGAGCTGAAGctgtctgctgctgccctgACCTTCAACTGCTATCTACCCAGCTTCAACAAACCATCATCTACAACCGCGACAGTTTCAACAGCAGGAAATATTGCAACCCCAGAGCTAACAGAATGCCACGTCCGACAACATGGATTCATCTGTCGCAGCATCCACGCTGACGAGGCAACGCATTAGTGTGGCCTTATTCTCGCTCGCGGCTACAGCAACAGTCGGCTTATACTGCTACCGATTATACAACCCACAACCCGAACCCGGTGGTCGACTGCACAGGAGCAACGCCGTTCGACATCGCAGACGTTCTGTGAACACCCCCGTAGCCGCTGAACCGCCAGGTCGCGCCCAATCCGAGGCGTCCTACACGTCGGCTGAATCCCATGCCGACGAGAACGCTGATATCGACACCACAGTTCGACCCTTGGCCGATGGCGAGACGGTCGCCGACGATGCCCAGGAGCTCGATGATAACTGGTATGATGACGATCAAAATCAATATGGTCCCCAGGCACGAGCCGGTCAAAATATCGTGAGCTTGCTCTTTCGAGTCTCCGAGGACAACGCCCGGCGCAGCGCCTATGTTCACCGAGGCTGCCAGTGCAACGGGTGCGGCATTGTCCCGATTCGTGGCATCCGCTACCGCTGCGCCAACTGTGCCGATTTCGACCTCTGCGAGACATGCGAATCCCAAGGCCTCCACACCAAGACGCACATTTTCTACAAGATCAGGATCCCGGCCCCGCGCCTCGGTCCTCGCCAGCTTCAACCCGTGTGGTACCCTGGAGACCCCGAGAACTGCCTGAGACTGCTTCCTAAGAGATTGATGGCCAAGCTGTCCAAGGAAACCGGGTTCGAACGCCCAGAGTTGGAAGCTCTCTGGGAACAGTGGACGTTCATGGCCAACACGGAATGGAAGGAGGATCCGGATGAGCTGTGCTTGGCTATGGACCGCAAGACCTTTGAGCGATATCTCGTACCCTCAGGAGACAGACAGCCTATTCCGAATTTGCTACACGACCGGATGTTTGCCTTCTATGACGACAATAATGACGACCTCATCGGCTTCTCTGAATTTCTCCGCGGCACATCCTacaggaaaagaaaaaacagGCTCAGGAAGATCTTTGACGGATACGATGTGGATAACGACGGTTTCGTGAGCCGCCGAGACTTCCTACGCTTGTTCCGCGCTTATTACGTGCTCTTCAAGCAGATGCATAGGGACATTCTGGAGGGGCTGGACGATCAAGTCATGAGTTCGACTGAGGTCCAACAGCTAGGAACAAGCAGAGCACCGTTGAGCAGTCTATTTGGCCGCGAAGGCATTTTCCAGCCGCCCGAAACCGATCGCCCCTTGGAAGGAAAGGTTGTCAACGAAAGCCTGGGCGAAGTTCACATTGCGGACGGAAACCCCCGGGCTGTGGCAACGGATTCACCTGATGTTTCCGACCGACAGTCAGTTTTGAATGACTTGTTCGCAAAGCAAACTCAGACCCAGGAAAGCCTGTTTGTTCTGGCTGATAGTAGGCCATCGGCGAACAGAGAAAGCGGCATCGAATACCTGAACGCTCTCTTGAACCCACCAACCCGGACCAGCGAGCTACCGACTATTATAGTGGGGGAGTCGCCGCGCGGTGACCAGTTGATGCTTGTTATGAACGGCCCACAAGCTCACATGACAAACGGTGATGGTCAAGACGGCGGGGCCAGCGAGCAAACACCTCACCGAGTCGAGAATGGCGCTTCCCCACCCGGTGAGGAGGCCAGTGATAACTCCAGGGAGGGCGAAGGACGCGCCGGGGACCGTCACTCCGCTCGCGTTCCCTATATTGCCACCTCTAACCGACGTGTAAGGCTTGAAGCACGAAAAAAGCTATTTGATCGTTGGAAGAAGCGGCAGTTTTACttggatgaagaggaaggtgcTATGGCTCCTGACGGCTGGCCTGAAAGCCTTGACGTCTTGGCACTGGCGAATTCGTCAATAGAAAGCTCAAAGGCTCCTCAACAGCCTTCTTTCTCGCGGTCACGATCTTCATCTAAAGTGCGatttgctgatgatgatgatgagtaTGACCATGGCTACGATACTGATGCGAGATCCAACATCTCCAATTCTTCACGGAGTATACCAGAAAGATGGGGCGGAATGGAAATCCCTGATGCCGAAAGAGACGTGGGCAAGGAAATCTTTTACCAAGTCATTCAGCAGGCGTTCAACGAAATACTCGATACCCTCTTCAAACGCAAGGAGGACCTTGCGGTAAAGGCGGCGGAAACCAAGGAGGCGCGCGACAAATGGAGACCGTCCTTTACATCCATCAAGCTCAAAGAGGTCGACAGGAACAAGCAGAAAGTTaccaagaagcgcaagcCTGCTGAGCTGTCCTTGGAAGAGCTTCTTGCTGCTAGCGGGTACAGCGTTGACcagagcgaggaggatggaacCACTCTGGTGGGTTCAGCCTCTGAGATTGTGCCAGACGAGTTGCCTGTTCTGCCATCTGAGGAGCCTGCGGAAatatcagcatcatcatcagaggCGGCTTCTCATCGCGATCCAACGATGCCGCAATTTAGACCCAATGGCGATTCTGAATCCGAACCCGCCGTCGAGACACCCTCTGACGAGGACCCTACCCCGGTCGATAGAACCGCGGTGAAGGCGGAAAAATCCAAGAAGGCCAGCAAGAAGAATGGATCAGTGTCTCCGCCATCCTATGAACAGTTGGTGGAGTGGAAA is a window of Podospora pseudopauciseta strain CBS 411.78 chromosome 1, whole genome shotgun sequence DNA encoding:
- the MSY1 gene encoding tyrosyl-tRNA synthetase (BUSCO:EOG09262JRP; COG:J; EggNog:ENOG503NTZP) — its product is MAFGKGALMSMSRGSICRRCLLTMKSMAGGGPISTYAQQRGKKTWHGPKYQAKIDQAQADWEERAEKIKKGEIQNTWDMFVERGYVKDTAGSTKSGAEVNLKCTVFRSRLADFNSGERSHETIRKLMLHKRIGAYTGIDPTAPSLHIGHLLPLMPIFWMYMHGYAGYTLIGGATAKIGDPTDRLVSRTPLKRTDLTMNLTKIHYQLKALWMNVEEQARRRGFEKDWAWKRAVVNNSTWWNSLPLIEVLKRLGDSMRMGPLLSRDTVKNKMSKGDGMSFSEFTYPLMQGWDWWHMYQANGIQMQIGGSDQYGNIVTGVETVKVVRDNEPDPAKKIEGGPFNDPVGFTVPLLTDSAGVKFGKSAGNAVWLDRFQTSEFDLYGYFVRRSDQEVEKLLKLFTFLPMENINEAMKIHSENPARRVAQHLLAFEVVGLVHGMNAAHRTALNHQARYGKQIDIPGVTLRMPKAATEDTPPSILDAPKMDMQLPESLIMGKSIGRILYAAGLAKSASEGHRLATQQGAYIGAMPGHKRTDDNKVMDYSQLSFTPIKLWFPQETRNYLIDGKMLILRKGKVQIRVIEMVSDKEWKESGQTYPGEPGTGALRMLRQQLKMLKSGMLTPDEVKANLKNHVEEEAPPPGFMKFPDQDSYAIRRATQELMDEIHQKEVGGDSPREERGE
- the SDH4 gene encoding membrane anchor subunit of succinate dehydrogenase, Sdh4 (EggNog:ENOG503P2TR; COG:C), which encodes MASIARSSLLRQVATKPALQNSIIARAAFHTTAKRDLLPPLPQRVVGTVNDAAPVPPPSPSHGSYHWTFDRLVAASLIPLTVAPFAAGSLNPTMDAVLCATLLIHSHTGFQNIIVDYVPQYRTPRARKAAIWGLNAATVVVGLALYEYETSDVGITETIKRLWKA
- the NPR2 gene encoding Nitrogen permease regulator 2 (BUSCO:EOG09262H34; EggNog:ENOG503NWXK; COG:P), with amino-acid sequence MIQGIFYARFLPQEGTKIVAQSPPGCIVPVTTPSPNTAPVPSQTISNLNASITSSSTTPGTSTTTPAIKSPLFDFAVLSEYIIPREPFRNRYITVTDPDNKYLVLGFPVSIPDPRYHRNEFIFNFGLVVDRDVDQVPYERVVRRLAITFAEMERQSGYLSQDQTKAQEEYAWEERRDMNGDGGFFSMRRPIESLLEIIKEDLNNYGECMIPVDDANTINMKLFPYHPNPPEVKSWHVPVAKMKLADIVDPTWDLTLQKVIAHIDGVSDVRRIAFQADVSLELTQLALRHLLYYDTILLLDMFFFSACYAPRPGIHDFIANVDGIVDECANYVCVGALGIHSNDNYKYSNPRSSSTTTLNNNSSALNSFSTTPRSSSHHLSTSPSNLSPETHSHHPTSPFYNPSSSCLLSIERDHRLPNYLLIKLMTTFASSKTVMEWLKMHMDAGIDVLRYVDVRRLVQFGVIKGCLYRVHKHVVSKQYLASLATGQSRKLTEREAAARGGGRRDPLQKYTDGCHCFDEIITEMNMTDAEVMERLKGFRGAPTGDLAVLHR